A region from the Streptosporangium sp. NBC_01756 genome encodes:
- a CDS encoding helix-turn-helix transcriptional regulator, whose translation MADTTLDGDGLADFLRGRRESLQPEDVGLRRGARRRTIGLRREEVAELCDMSADYLARLERGSGSQPSQQMAAAIARGLRLTPDERDHLFLLCGHRLQTRRLREAHISPGLLRVMDRLQDTPAQIVGTVGETLQQTPPAVALLGNEMRHTGPARSALYRWFTDPTARHRYLPDDHHLHSRVYVAILRASATAQGPGSPAASLVADLQHNEEFAELWNRHEVGLRWSNAKRFVHPEVGRIDLYCQTLLDPDQGQSLLIFTATPGTESHDKLALLTVLGADTFAGS comes from the coding sequence ATGGCGGACACGACACTGGACGGCGATGGTCTGGCCGATTTCCTGCGCGGACGCCGGGAGTCCCTGCAACCCGAGGACGTCGGGTTGCGCCGCGGCGCACGACGGCGCACGATCGGGTTGCGCCGGGAGGAGGTCGCCGAGCTGTGCGACATGTCGGCCGACTATCTGGCCCGGTTGGAACGCGGTAGTGGTTCCCAGCCGTCGCAGCAGATGGCGGCGGCCATCGCCCGGGGCCTGCGTCTGACCCCGGACGAACGTGACCACCTGTTCCTGCTGTGCGGGCACCGCCTCCAGACACGGCGACTACGCGAAGCGCACATCAGTCCCGGGCTGCTGCGCGTCATGGACCGGCTTCAGGACACCCCGGCGCAGATCGTGGGCACGGTCGGTGAAACGCTGCAGCAGACGCCGCCCGCCGTGGCGCTGCTCGGCAACGAGATGCGTCATACCGGCCCGGCGCGCAGCGCCCTCTACCGGTGGTTCACCGATCCCACCGCCCGCCATCGGTACCTGCCCGACGACCACCATCTGCACAGCCGCGTCTACGTTGCCATCCTGCGTGCCAGTGCCACCGCGCAGGGACCCGGGTCGCCGGCTGCCTCGCTCGTGGCCGACCTGCAACACAACGAGGAATTCGCCGAGCTGTGGAACCGCCACGAGGTGGGACTGCGGTGGAGCAACGCCAAACGCTTCGTCCACCCCGAGGTCGGACGCATCGACCTGTACTGCCAGACACTGCTCGACCCCGACCAGGGACAGTCCCTGCTCATCTTCACCGCCACACCTGGCACGGAGAGCCACGACAAGCTTGCCCTGCTGACCGTGCTCGGCGCCGACACATTCGCAGGCTCCTGA
- a CDS encoding SDR family NAD(P)-dependent oxidoreductase → MAKWTADQLPSMAGVTVVITGAGGGIGLVTARELARAGAHVVLAVRNVDKARQAVAGMRGDFDVRRLDVADLDSVHAFAASYTGDVDVLINNAGVMDIPAARTAQGLDVQTATNYFGPFVLTNLLLSRLTDRVVTVSSQLHRFGRLDLDDLDWRTRKYNGLAVYESSKLAVVLFSLELQRRLTASGSHVRSVIAHPGVARTGLVTHSPLRFVNRLPFLVQDGEHGALPLMYAATQDVPGNAYVGPDGLFSFTGSPLIRKPSRAGLDRAVAKRLWQATAALTGTGV, encoded by the coding sequence ATGGCCAAATGGACCGCGGACCAGCTGCCGAGCATGGCCGGCGTGACGGTGGTGATCACCGGTGCTGGTGGGGGGATCGGGCTGGTGACCGCTCGCGAGCTCGCACGGGCCGGCGCTCACGTGGTGCTGGCCGTGCGCAACGTCGACAAGGCGCGCCAGGCAGTGGCCGGTATGCGCGGAGATTTCGATGTCCGGCGACTCGATGTCGCCGACCTGGACTCGGTACATGCGTTTGCGGCGTCGTACACCGGTGACGTCGATGTTCTGATCAACAACGCAGGGGTGATGGACATCCCGGCGGCGCGGACCGCGCAGGGCCTGGACGTACAGACGGCGACGAATTATTTCGGGCCGTTCGTGCTCACCAACCTGCTGCTGTCCCGGCTGACCGACCGCGTGGTGACGGTGTCCAGCCAGCTGCACCGATTCGGCAGGCTGGACCTCGACGACCTCGATTGGCGCACCCGCAAGTACAACGGGCTGGCCGTCTACGAGTCGTCCAAGCTCGCCGTTGTGCTGTTCTCGCTGGAGTTGCAGCGCCGCTTGACCGCCTCGGGCAGCCATGTCCGCTCGGTCATCGCCCACCCTGGCGTCGCGCGGACCGGACTGGTCACGCACTCGCCGCTGAGATTCGTCAACCGGCTCCCGTTCCTGGTCCAGGACGGGGAACACGGAGCGCTGCCGCTCATGTACGCGGCCACGCAAGACGTCCCTGGCAACGCCTACGTCGGTCCGGACGGGTTGTTCAGCTTCACGGGCTCCCCACTGATCCGCAAGCCCAGCCGAGCCGGCCTGGACCGGGCCGTCGCCAAGAGGCTCTGGCAGGCAACCGCCGCTCTCACCGGAACCGGCGTCTGA
- a CDS encoding NAD(P)H-dependent oxidoreductase has product MNVLIVYAHPDPNSLTGSLKDLAVSALRADGHDVVVTDLYAMKWQAAADFTDFDDITGPDFMHASGEAYRSGRLTEDIRAEQQKLLDADLVILQFPLWWFTAPAILKGWIDRVFTYDFAYGAKIPRYGAGPFVGKRAMVATTVGGRIGHYTERGVNGPIDDLLFPINHGVLSFTGFDVLPPFVEHSAGHLDDQRYTEIAERYRQRLATAFTTEPIPYRPESGGDYAGLTYQDGSELVPGRESPGTSGFALHVAGPDRR; this is encoded by the coding sequence ATGAACGTACTGATCGTCTACGCACACCCCGACCCGAACTCGCTGACCGGCTCCCTGAAGGACCTCGCCGTCAGCGCCCTGCGCGCGGACGGCCACGATGTCGTGGTCACCGACCTGTACGCCATGAAATGGCAGGCGGCGGCCGACTTCACCGACTTCGACGACATCACCGGTCCGGATTTCATGCATGCCTCCGGAGAGGCCTACCGATCCGGGCGGCTCACCGAGGACATCCGCGCCGAACAGCAGAAGTTGCTCGACGCCGACCTGGTCATCCTGCAGTTCCCGCTGTGGTGGTTCACCGCCCCCGCGATCCTCAAGGGATGGATCGACCGGGTGTTCACCTACGACTTCGCGTACGGCGCGAAGATACCGCGTTACGGTGCGGGTCCGTTCGTCGGCAAACGCGCCATGGTCGCCACCACCGTAGGCGGCAGGATCGGGCACTACACCGAACGGGGAGTCAACGGCCCCATCGACGACCTGCTGTTCCCGATCAACCACGGCGTGCTGTCCTTCACCGGGTTCGACGTGCTGCCGCCGTTCGTCGAGCACAGTGCCGGCCACCTGGACGACCAGCGCTACACCGAGATCGCCGAACGGTACCGGCAACGACTCGCGACCGCCTTCACCACCGAACCGATCCCGTACCGCCCGGAGTCCGGCGGCGACTACGCCGGCCTGACATACCAGGACGGTTCGGAGCTGGTACCGGGTCGGGAATCTCCCGGCACCAGCGGATTCGCTCTGCATGTCGCCGGCCCGGACCGGCGATGA
- a CDS encoding helix-turn-helix transcriptional regulator, which produces MDDLGDLGAFLQSRRAHVPPESVGVIVGGRRRVAGLRREELAHLAGVSVDYYTRLEQGRATQPSEQVLDALSRALQLDDVAREHLHKLARRRNRRPQPTSYPATTRPHLRQLLDTMSEYPAMILNHRIDVLAYNRLAGLLYCDLDQVPVDDRNLARMIFLDADRFDLYADRPSCTADTVAHLRHAVGEFPDDPELVALIGELSIGSRRFSELWAAAEVSVRGHGSQRLRHPMVGMITLHQERFMLPDGSGQELITLIPEPGSIDEDNLRLLANLGADGTGAPRSRPSADRFAPTDRISDGELSF; this is translated from the coding sequence ATGGATGACCTCGGGGACCTCGGCGCATTCCTGCAGTCGCGTCGAGCGCACGTGCCGCCGGAATCGGTCGGCGTCATCGTCGGTGGCCGCCGACGGGTGGCCGGTCTGCGACGCGAGGAGCTGGCGCACCTGGCGGGCGTGAGCGTCGATTACTACACCCGGCTTGAGCAGGGCCGGGCGACACAACCGTCGGAGCAGGTGCTGGACGCACTGTCACGGGCGCTGCAACTCGACGACGTGGCCCGCGAGCACCTGCACAAGCTGGCCAGACGGCGCAACCGCCGGCCGCAGCCGACCAGCTATCCGGCCACGACGCGGCCGCACCTGCGGCAGCTCCTCGACACGATGTCGGAATATCCAGCGATGATCCTCAACCACCGCATTGACGTGCTGGCGTACAACCGGCTGGCCGGTCTGCTGTACTGCGATCTGGACCAGGTGCCGGTCGACGACCGCAATCTGGCCAGGATGATCTTTCTCGACGCCGACCGCTTCGACCTGTACGCCGATCGACCGTCGTGCACCGCCGACACCGTGGCCCACCTGCGCCACGCCGTCGGCGAGTTCCCCGATGACCCGGAGCTGGTCGCGCTCATCGGTGAGCTGTCGATCGGCAGCCGCCGGTTCAGCGAACTGTGGGCCGCCGCCGAGGTCAGTGTGCGCGGTCACGGATCGCAACGCCTTCGGCACCCGATGGTCGGCATGATCACGTTGCATCAGGAACGCTTCATGTTGCCGGACGGTTCCGGCCAGGAGCTGATCACCTTGATTCCCGAACCGGGCAGCATCGATGAGGACAATCTTCGACTGCTCGCCAACCTGGGCGCCGACGGCACCGGCGCACCGCGGTCGCGGCCCTCAGCCGACCGGTTTGCTCCCACCGACCGGATCTCGGACGGTGAGCTGTCCTTCTGA
- a CDS encoding putative quinol monooxygenase translates to MTTTSTAPAPVSLYGFLTPKPGHADELRKLLMDLVEPSRGHEGSLQYHLHEQEDGRLFLYEVWRSQEDLDRHNATPLLRAFMDEVSEHLEGAPEAYFGAMRSPYPAIVG, encoded by the coding sequence ATGACAACGACTTCGACCGCACCGGCGCCCGTTTCGCTCTACGGATTCCTGACCCCCAAGCCCGGACACGCCGACGAGCTCAGGAAGCTCCTGATGGACCTCGTCGAGCCGTCCCGAGGGCACGAGGGCAGCCTTCAATACCACCTCCACGAGCAGGAGGACGGCCGGCTCTTCCTCTATGAGGTCTGGCGTTCGCAGGAGGACCTCGACCGGCACAACGCGACCCCACTGCTGCGCGCCTTCATGGACGAAGTGTCCGAACACCTCGAAGGAGCACCCGAGGCCTACTTCGGCGCGATGAGGAGTCCCTATCCGGCCATCGTGGGCTGA
- a CDS encoding DUF397 domain-containing protein, which produces MDLNDELKTAAWRKATKSASNQGDCLEVAPLSGGRVGLRDTEAPEQAPFVVSASVWDAFVDGAKKGEFDF; this is translated from the coding sequence GTGGACCTGAACGACGAGCTGAAGACGGCGGCCTGGCGTAAGGCCACCAAGAGCGCATCCAACCAGGGCGACTGCCTTGAGGTGGCTCCGCTGTCGGGTGGCCGGGTCGGTCTTCGTGACACCGAGGCCCCCGAGCAGGCGCCCTTCGTGGTGAGTGCCAGTGTCTGGGACGCCTTCGTCGACGGCGCCAAGAAGGGCGAGTTCGACTTCTAG
- a CDS encoding helix-turn-helix domain-containing protein, whose translation MSAFSEMDPKAKPLEVFGTEVRRYRKLAGLSQDRLADITLFSQSLIGFIERGERTPSRNFAQRCDDALRAGGELVCLWEHITRAASPAWFRGWLDIEKEAHTLHTWQPLVVPGLLQTEEYAREIIHGEPGITDEQVDKAVEARMERQYTLTRPNSPMLWVVLDEGVLQRPIGGKGVMRRQLKCLMEAADSSRIGIQVVPLVLGSTKGTSGAFAIAQLQGGSDTVYIESAIHGHVTNRPEDVEAIRARYDTIRAEANPRHASIELIRRAEKLWT comes from the coding sequence ATGTCCGCTTTTTCGGAAATGGACCCAAAGGCCAAGCCATTGGAAGTCTTCGGAACCGAGGTTCGTCGGTACCGGAAGCTGGCGGGTCTGTCGCAGGATCGGCTGGCGGACATCACTCTGTTCAGTCAGAGCCTCATCGGTTTCATCGAGAGGGGCGAGCGCACACCAAGCCGCAACTTCGCGCAGCGCTGCGACGACGCCCTACGGGCAGGTGGTGAACTGGTGTGCCTGTGGGAGCACATCACCCGGGCAGCGAGCCCGGCCTGGTTCCGCGGCTGGCTGGATATCGAGAAGGAAGCCCACACTCTGCACACCTGGCAACCACTCGTCGTGCCGGGTCTCCTGCAGACCGAGGAATACGCCCGGGAGATTATCCACGGCGAGCCCGGCATAACAGATGAACAGGTGGATAAAGCCGTAGAGGCGCGGATGGAGCGGCAGTACACCCTTACTCGCCCCAACTCGCCGATGCTATGGGTCGTGCTTGACGAGGGCGTCCTTCAGCGTCCCATCGGTGGCAAGGGTGTCATGCGCCGACAGCTGAAATGCCTGATGGAAGCAGCCGATTCTTCGCGAATTGGAATTCAGGTGGTTCCGCTGGTACTTGGATCCACCAAGGGGACCTCGGGCGCTTTTGCCATCGCGCAACTCCAAGGGGGTTCGGATACGGTATACATCGAGTCCGCGATCCACGGGCACGTGACGAATCGGCCGGAAGATGTCGAGGCCATCCGTGCTCGATATGACACCATTCGAGCTGAGGCAAATCCCCGGCATGCCTCGATCGAGCTGATCAGGAGGGCGGAGAAGCTGTGGACCTGA
- a CDS encoding ATP-binding protein, with the protein MNGPGAGARRGGRHRRGLPAVQVRPAEWDVADRASAEQLDRLEPTWAVWYGVGTRRFYAVAAWPASGPLLVCARTAAGLRDLMRQAEQTSASNALNARPALRRSEQTPLGAPMPETPDGAQTVCWQLPHDLSVVGKARALVSETLAAWELPELADDVVLVAGELLANAIGYGEPVVGLALRTGDGELRVEVGDRGLDLPRRLDLGIEAVHGRGLAIVEALADDFGVTLFPDRPGKTVWARWHLPR; encoded by the coding sequence GTGAACGGCCCCGGAGCCGGGGCACGGCGCGGTGGGCGGCACCGGCGGGGGCTGCCCGCCGTACAGGTCCGCCCGGCGGAATGGGACGTCGCCGACCGGGCGTCCGCCGAGCAGCTGGACCGGCTGGAACCCACCTGGGCCGTCTGGTACGGCGTGGGCACGCGACGCTTCTACGCCGTCGCCGCCTGGCCCGCGTCCGGCCCCCTCCTCGTGTGCGCCCGCACCGCCGCCGGACTGCGCGACCTCATGCGCCAAGCCGAACAGACGTCGGCCTCGAATGCCCTGAATGCTCGTCCCGCGCTCCGCCGATCGGAGCAGACACCCCTGGGAGCCCCGATGCCCGAGACTCCGGACGGCGCGCAGACCGTCTGCTGGCAGCTGCCGCACGACCTGTCGGTGGTCGGCAAGGCCCGCGCGCTGGTGAGCGAGACGCTCGCCGCGTGGGAGTTGCCGGAGCTCGCCGACGACGTGGTCCTGGTGGCCGGGGAGCTGCTCGCCAACGCGATCGGCTACGGCGAGCCGGTGGTCGGGCTCGCCCTGCGGACGGGAGACGGCGAGCTCCGTGTCGAGGTCGGCGACCGCGGCCTCGATCTACCGCGCCGCCTCGACCTCGGCATCGAGGCCGTCCACGGCCGCGGCCTGGCCATCGTCGAGGCCCTCGCCGACGACTTCGGCGTCACCCTGTTCCCCGACCGCCCCGGCAAGACCGTCTGGGCCCGCTGGCACCTCCCCCGCTGA
- a CDS encoding YbaB/EbfC family nucleoid-associated protein: MVDSFGDFANIDIDALLRDSQNRVGRFEEAQKRAADVVGRATAADGQITVECTADAGVSRLDIDPRVKRMSVGAMSETILKAIHDADADLKRQLSEIMKDAFGEDAPDLTGGPDAARARVEEAQTAFDRTMNDAIGELDRIRKDLGY; encoded by the coding sequence GTGGTAGACAGTTTCGGTGATTTTGCAAACATCGATATCGACGCGCTCCTGCGGGATTCCCAGAATCGCGTGGGCCGCTTCGAGGAAGCGCAGAAAAGAGCTGCGGATGTGGTCGGCCGAGCCACCGCCGCCGACGGGCAGATCACGGTCGAGTGCACCGCCGACGCCGGCGTGAGCCGGCTCGACATCGACCCCCGGGTCAAGCGCATGAGCGTTGGGGCGATGTCCGAGACGATCCTCAAGGCGATTCACGACGCCGACGCGGACCTCAAGCGTCAACTGTCGGAGATCATGAAGGACGCGTTCGGCGAGGACGCACCGGATCTGACCGGTGGCCCGGACGCCGCCAGGGCGCGGGTCGAAGAGGCGCAGACAGCTTTCGACCGAACGATGAACGACGCGATCGGCGAACTGGACCGCATACGCAAAGATCTCGGATACTGA